The Arachis hypogaea cultivar Tifrunner chromosome 14, arahy.Tifrunner.gnm2.J5K5, whole genome shotgun sequence genome has a segment encoding these proteins:
- the LOC140178761 gene encoding uncharacterized protein, giving the protein MGITQLNVKCDSLLVVQQVTGNFQFSSVEHPQTNGLAKATNKIVLQGLKKKLEDSKGEWAELIPEVLWSYNTTEQSSTRETPFRLVYGCDAMIPIEVSLQNIRTTKLSERDNIKNRKTELDLVEEH; this is encoded by the exons ATGGGTATAACACAGTTAAACGTCAAATGCGATTCTCTCCTTGTGGTTCAGCAGGTAACAGGTAACTTCCAG TTCTCTTCTGTCGAACATCCACAAACTAACGGTTTAGCCAAAGCAACAAATAAGATCGTTTTgcagggtcttaaaaagaaactagaAGACTCAAAAGGGGAATGGGCCGAGCTTATCCCTGAAGTACTGTGGAGCTATAACACAACtgaacaatcatcaacaagggaaacaCCCTTCAGGCTGGTCTATGGATGCGATGCCATGATACCCATCGAAGTATCCTTACAAAATATTCGAACTACAAAACTTAGCGAAAGAGATAACATCAAAAACAGAAAAACTGAGCTTGACCTCGTCGAAGAACACTGA
- the LOC112744384 gene encoding subtilisin-like protease Glyma18g48580 isoform X2, translated as MGSSKFHYLRIIVLSFLLSTFLPEAVHGSKKCYIVYLGAHSHGPSPTSLDMEAATSSHYNLLTSVLGSHEKAEEAMIYSYNKHINGFAALLEEEEAAHIAKKPNVISVFLSKEHKLQTTRSWDFLGLRRDAKNTAWQKGRFGENTIIANIDTGVWPESKSFRDRGYGPIPSKWRGGKVCELDRVHGSSKNLCNRKLIGARFFSDAFEAANGKVKANERTARDLQGHGTHTLSTAGGDFVPGAHVFAVGNGTAKGGSPKARVVAYKVCWSRIDENSCDEADIMSAIDQAINDGVDIINLSVGGRRGVTAQDILTDGVTLGAFHAMSNNILCVASAGNDGPYPGTVVNGAPWIFTIGASTIDRDFTSTITFSDGRKIIGGSLSVTLQPDEAFDFILATDGKLANATIQDAQFCKPGTLDPAKVKGKVVNCIRKDNIKSVVEGLEAKSSGALAMSLQNQKQQGKTLTDEAQMVPSVSYHGKPAQKKNLVSHPPKAPHPPKVQNTYYDVITATAPPTPSLTVKLSPAKTVIGTKPAPVMASYSSRGPNKIQPSILKPDIIAPGVNILAAYSLGTSPTTLLQDPRRFEFNVMQGTSMSSPHVSGIAGLLKTLHPTWSPAAIKSAIMTTATTRDNTNRPIQDAFDDKLAGPFDYGSGHVQPDLAIEPGLVYDIGLKDYLNFLCASGYNEQLISALNYNSTFVCRGSHSINDLNYPSITLPNLGLDPVTVKRTLTNVGPPGTYNATAKVDGSEVTVVPNSLTFTKMYEKKTFKVIVQTSSVIQRYKYQFGALVWSDGKHIVRSPITVRRRN; from the exons ATGGGAAGTTCCAAGTTTCACTACCTTCGCATTATTGTTTTATCATTTCTTCTTTCCACCTTCTTGCCAGAAGCTGTCCACGGCAGCAAAAAG TGCTACATTGTGTATTTGGGAGCACATTCTCATGGCCCAAGCCCTACCTCTCTTGACATGGAAGCCGCCACATCTTCTCACTATAATTTGCTAACTTCAGTTCTGGGAAG CCATGAGAAAGCGGAAGAAGCAATGATATACTCATACAATAAGCACATCAATGGCTTTGCCGCACTACTTGAAGAGGAAGAAGCAGCACATATTGCAA AAAAGCCAAATGTAATCTCGGTGTTCTTGAGCAAGGAGCACAAACTTCAAACAACAAGGTCGTGGGACTTTCTTGGACTAAGAAGAGATGCTAAGAACACTGCATGGCAAAAGGGTAGATTTGGTGAAAATACAATCATCGCCAACATCGACACAG GGGTCTGGCCGGAGTCTAAAAGCTTCCGGGACAGAGGATATGGTCCCATCCCTTCAAAATGGCGCGGCGGTAAAGTCTGTGAATTGGACAGAGTCCATGGTTCCTCCAAAAATCTCTGCAacag GAAGCTTATTGGAGCAAGATTTTTCAGCGATGCGTTTGAGGCAGCAAATGGGAAGGTGAAGGCAAACGAGCGTACAGCGCGTGACTTACAGGGACACGGGACTCACACTCTATCAACCGCCGGGGGAGATTTCGTCCCGGGAGCACATGTATTTGCAGTTGGTAACGGCACCGCAAAGGGTGGGTCCCCCAAGGCCAGGGTTGTAGCGTACAAAGTGTGTTGGTCCAGAATAGACGAAAACAGTTGCGACGAGGCCGATATCATGAGCGCAATTGACCAAGCCATCAACGACGGCGTTGATATCATCAATCTCTCTGTCGGTGGCCGACGGGGTGTAACCGCTCAAGATATATTAACCGACGGGGTCACCTTAGGGGCTTTCCATGCCATGTCTAACAACATTCTGTGCGTCGCATCGGCTGGAAATGATGGACCTTATCCCGGCACTGTTGTCAATGGGGCTCCTTGGATATTCACTATTGGTGCTAGCACCATTGACAGGGACTTCACCAGTACCATTACTTTTAGTGACGGTCGCAAAATCATA GGTGGCAGTCTTTCAGTAACATTGCAACCTGACGAAGCCTTCGATTTTATCCTTGCTACTGATGGTAAACTTGCCAATGCAACAATCCAAGATGC TCAATTTTGTAAGCCAGGAACACTTGACCCGGCAAAAGTTAAAGGCAAAGTTGTGAATTGCATCAGAAAAGATAATATAAAATCAGTTGTTGAGGGTTTGGAAGCCAAATCCTCGGGTGCATTGGCAATGTCGTTGCAAAATCAAAAGCAACAAGGGAAAACACTTACCGATGAGGCTCAAATGGTGCCTAGTGTGAGTTATCACGGGAAACCAGCTCAAAAGAAAAATCTTGTTAGTCACCCTCCAAAAGCTCCCCATCCTCCTAAAGTGCAAAATACTTATTATGACGTCATAACTGCCAC CGCTCCACCGACCCCGTCTCTTACAGTAAAGCTCTCCCCAGCGAAAACAGTGATTGGAACGAAGCCAGCTCCAGTGATGGCATCCTACTCATCAAGAGGACCCAATAAGATTCAGCCATCCATACTCaag cCTGATATAATTGCACCTGGAGTGAACATACTTGCTGCCTATTCACTAGGCACAAGCCCCACTACCCTCCTACAAGATCCTCGCCGCTTTGAATTCAATGTAATGCAAGGAACTTCTATGTCTTCTCCTCATGTTTCTGGTATTGCTGGACTTCTCAAAACTCTGCACCCTACTTGGAGCCCCGCAGCTATTAAATCAGCAATTATGACTACTG CAACCACAAGGGACAACACAAACAGGCCAATCCAAGATGCATTTGATGACAAGTTGGCTGGTCCTTTTGATTATGGGTCAGGACATGTTCAACCAGATCTTGCAATAGAGCCAGGATTGGTTTATGATATAGGATTGAAAGATTACCTAAACTTCTTGTGTGCCTCCGGATACAATGAACAACTCATCTCAGCACTTAATTACAATAGCACTTTCGTTTGTAGGGGAAGTCATagcataaatgacttgaattacCCTTCTATTACATTGCCAAATCTTGGGTTGGATCCGGTAACAGTTAAGCGCACACTCACAAATGTAGGCCCTCCTGGCACATACAATGCAACTGCCAAAGTGGATGGATCCGAAGTTACTGTTGTGCCCAATTCCTTGACCTTCACGAAGATGTATGAAAAGAAAACATTTAAGGTTATTGTGCAGACATCAAGTGTGATACAGCGTTACAAATATCAATTTGGTGCATTGGTATGGTCAGATGGAAAGCACATAGTTAGGAGTCCTATTACCGTCCGGCGCCGCAACTAA
- the LOC112744384 gene encoding subtilisin-like protease Glyma18g48580 isoform X1, with translation MGSSKFHYLRIIVLSFLLSTFLPEAVHGSKKCYIVYLGAHSHGPSPTSLDMEAATSSHYNLLTSVLGSHEKAEEAMIYSYNKHINGFAALLEEEEAAHIAKKPNVISVFLSKEHKLQTTRSWDFLGLRRDAKNTAWQKGRFGENTIIANIDTGVWPESKSFRDRGYGPIPSKWRGGKVCELDRVHGSSKNLCNRLLLLLWKLIGARFFSDAFEAANGKVKANERTARDLQGHGTHTLSTAGGDFVPGAHVFAVGNGTAKGGSPKARVVAYKVCWSRIDENSCDEADIMSAIDQAINDGVDIINLSVGGRRGVTAQDILTDGVTLGAFHAMSNNILCVASAGNDGPYPGTVVNGAPWIFTIGASTIDRDFTSTITFSDGRKIIGGSLSVTLQPDEAFDFILATDGKLANATIQDAQFCKPGTLDPAKVKGKVVNCIRKDNIKSVVEGLEAKSSGALAMSLQNQKQQGKTLTDEAQMVPSVSYHGKPAQKKNLVSHPPKAPHPPKVQNTYYDVITATAPPTPSLTVKLSPAKTVIGTKPAPVMASYSSRGPNKIQPSILKPDIIAPGVNILAAYSLGTSPTTLLQDPRRFEFNVMQGTSMSSPHVSGIAGLLKTLHPTWSPAAIKSAIMTTATTRDNTNRPIQDAFDDKLAGPFDYGSGHVQPDLAIEPGLVYDIGLKDYLNFLCASGYNEQLISALNYNSTFVCRGSHSINDLNYPSITLPNLGLDPVTVKRTLTNVGPPGTYNATAKVDGSEVTVVPNSLTFTKMYEKKTFKVIVQTSSVIQRYKYQFGALVWSDGKHIVRSPITVRRRN, from the exons ATGGGAAGTTCCAAGTTTCACTACCTTCGCATTATTGTTTTATCATTTCTTCTTTCCACCTTCTTGCCAGAAGCTGTCCACGGCAGCAAAAAG TGCTACATTGTGTATTTGGGAGCACATTCTCATGGCCCAAGCCCTACCTCTCTTGACATGGAAGCCGCCACATCTTCTCACTATAATTTGCTAACTTCAGTTCTGGGAAG CCATGAGAAAGCGGAAGAAGCAATGATATACTCATACAATAAGCACATCAATGGCTTTGCCGCACTACTTGAAGAGGAAGAAGCAGCACATATTGCAA AAAAGCCAAATGTAATCTCGGTGTTCTTGAGCAAGGAGCACAAACTTCAAACAACAAGGTCGTGGGACTTTCTTGGACTAAGAAGAGATGCTAAGAACACTGCATGGCAAAAGGGTAGATTTGGTGAAAATACAATCATCGCCAACATCGACACAG GGGTCTGGCCGGAGTCTAAAAGCTTCCGGGACAGAGGATATGGTCCCATCCCTTCAAAATGGCGCGGCGGTAAAGTCTGTGAATTGGACAGAGTCCATGGTTCCTCCAAAAATCTCTGCAacaggttattattattattatg GAAGCTTATTGGAGCAAGATTTTTCAGCGATGCGTTTGAGGCAGCAAATGGGAAGGTGAAGGCAAACGAGCGTACAGCGCGTGACTTACAGGGACACGGGACTCACACTCTATCAACCGCCGGGGGAGATTTCGTCCCGGGAGCACATGTATTTGCAGTTGGTAACGGCACCGCAAAGGGTGGGTCCCCCAAGGCCAGGGTTGTAGCGTACAAAGTGTGTTGGTCCAGAATAGACGAAAACAGTTGCGACGAGGCCGATATCATGAGCGCAATTGACCAAGCCATCAACGACGGCGTTGATATCATCAATCTCTCTGTCGGTGGCCGACGGGGTGTAACCGCTCAAGATATATTAACCGACGGGGTCACCTTAGGGGCTTTCCATGCCATGTCTAACAACATTCTGTGCGTCGCATCGGCTGGAAATGATGGACCTTATCCCGGCACTGTTGTCAATGGGGCTCCTTGGATATTCACTATTGGTGCTAGCACCATTGACAGGGACTTCACCAGTACCATTACTTTTAGTGACGGTCGCAAAATCATA GGTGGCAGTCTTTCAGTAACATTGCAACCTGACGAAGCCTTCGATTTTATCCTTGCTACTGATGGTAAACTTGCCAATGCAACAATCCAAGATGC TCAATTTTGTAAGCCAGGAACACTTGACCCGGCAAAAGTTAAAGGCAAAGTTGTGAATTGCATCAGAAAAGATAATATAAAATCAGTTGTTGAGGGTTTGGAAGCCAAATCCTCGGGTGCATTGGCAATGTCGTTGCAAAATCAAAAGCAACAAGGGAAAACACTTACCGATGAGGCTCAAATGGTGCCTAGTGTGAGTTATCACGGGAAACCAGCTCAAAAGAAAAATCTTGTTAGTCACCCTCCAAAAGCTCCCCATCCTCCTAAAGTGCAAAATACTTATTATGACGTCATAACTGCCAC CGCTCCACCGACCCCGTCTCTTACAGTAAAGCTCTCCCCAGCGAAAACAGTGATTGGAACGAAGCCAGCTCCAGTGATGGCATCCTACTCATCAAGAGGACCCAATAAGATTCAGCCATCCATACTCaag cCTGATATAATTGCACCTGGAGTGAACATACTTGCTGCCTATTCACTAGGCACAAGCCCCACTACCCTCCTACAAGATCCTCGCCGCTTTGAATTCAATGTAATGCAAGGAACTTCTATGTCTTCTCCTCATGTTTCTGGTATTGCTGGACTTCTCAAAACTCTGCACCCTACTTGGAGCCCCGCAGCTATTAAATCAGCAATTATGACTACTG CAACCACAAGGGACAACACAAACAGGCCAATCCAAGATGCATTTGATGACAAGTTGGCTGGTCCTTTTGATTATGGGTCAGGACATGTTCAACCAGATCTTGCAATAGAGCCAGGATTGGTTTATGATATAGGATTGAAAGATTACCTAAACTTCTTGTGTGCCTCCGGATACAATGAACAACTCATCTCAGCACTTAATTACAATAGCACTTTCGTTTGTAGGGGAAGTCATagcataaatgacttgaattacCCTTCTATTACATTGCCAAATCTTGGGTTGGATCCGGTAACAGTTAAGCGCACACTCACAAATGTAGGCCCTCCTGGCACATACAATGCAACTGCCAAAGTGGATGGATCCGAAGTTACTGTTGTGCCCAATTCCTTGACCTTCACGAAGATGTATGAAAAGAAAACATTTAAGGTTATTGTGCAGACATCAAGTGTGATACAGCGTTACAAATATCAATTTGGTGCATTGGTATGGTCAGATGGAAAGCACATAGTTAGGAGTCCTATTACCGTCCGGCGCCGCAACTAA